Proteins encoded in a region of the Haloarchaeobius salinus genome:
- the arsN2 gene encoding arsenic resistance N-acetyltransferase ArsN2, giving the protein MTDITLRRADESDYGRIESLLAANDLPHQDVRDGVGEFFIAETDDECVGIGGLETDGSDGLLRSLVVAEQSRGEGYGTALCDALETSARENGVETLYLLTTTAAPFFRRRGYERVERENVPDRVRDTTEFADLCPASATCMRKGLAEVSEEEAERAADR; this is encoded by the coding sequence ATGACCGACATCACCCTGCGGCGAGCGGACGAGTCCGACTACGGCCGCATCGAGTCCCTGCTGGCGGCGAACGACCTCCCACACCAGGACGTGCGGGACGGCGTGGGCGAGTTCTTCATCGCCGAGACGGACGACGAGTGTGTCGGTATCGGGGGCCTCGAGACCGACGGCTCGGACGGCCTGCTCCGCTCGCTCGTCGTCGCCGAACAGTCCCGGGGAGAGGGCTACGGCACGGCGCTCTGTGACGCCCTCGAGACGTCCGCCCGGGAGAACGGCGTCGAGACCCTGTACCTGCTGACGACGACCGCCGCGCCGTTCTTCCGCCGGCGTGGGTACGAACGCGTCGAGCGCGAGAACGTCCCGGACCGGGTTCGGGACACGACCGAGTTCGCCGACCTCTGTCCGGCGTCGGCGACCTGTATGAGGAAGGGACTCGCCGAAGTGAGCGAGGAGGAGGCCGAACGAGCAGCGGACCGGTGA
- a CDS encoding CPBP family intramembrane glutamic endopeptidase, whose product MPGPTQHTGLRSWIERHQLAVFIGFAYAFTWVIQGVVAYQGLEASWTQSILIGFGGFGPPVGAAVVIWASGGSLRKWVSQMFKWRIGARWWLLAFGLPFVVLALGSGLFVLLGGPVDLSSVESPLIYLFVLAWGTVWGGGQEDLGWRGFMLPVLQEKYSALVSSLLVGVTWAGWHLPLFLNATTTHGGWPLSQQLLWLVSILAGSVLWTWMYNSTGGSVLAVAVFHAGINGMGLYHPADTEAMAPDGVPDQALNLLAEATGAVPMVAIALLLVAVYGADRLSDRAVPGREAAGLEPGERGL is encoded by the coding sequence ATGCCTGGGCCGACGCAACACACCGGTCTCAGGTCGTGGATCGAGCGGCATCAGCTGGCGGTGTTCATCGGCTTCGCGTACGCGTTCACGTGGGTGATCCAGGGCGTGGTCGCGTACCAGGGGCTGGAAGCCTCGTGGACACAGTCGATCCTCATCGGCTTCGGCGGGTTCGGCCCACCCGTCGGCGCGGCAGTCGTCATCTGGGCGAGCGGTGGGAGCCTCCGGAAGTGGGTCTCCCAGATGTTCAAGTGGCGGATCGGGGCGAGATGGTGGCTTCTCGCGTTCGGGCTCCCCTTCGTCGTCCTCGCACTGGGGAGCGGCCTGTTCGTCCTCCTGGGCGGCCCGGTCGATCTCAGCTCCGTCGAGTCCCCGCTGATCTACCTGTTCGTGTTGGCCTGGGGGACCGTCTGGGGCGGCGGCCAGGAGGACCTCGGCTGGCGAGGCTTCATGCTCCCGGTGCTGCAGGAGAAGTACAGTGCGCTCGTCTCCAGCCTCCTCGTCGGGGTCACGTGGGCGGGCTGGCATCTGCCGCTGTTCCTGAATGCGACGACCACACACGGGGGATGGCCCCTCTCACAGCAACTGCTGTGGCTCGTGTCGATCCTCGCCGGGTCCGTCCTCTGGACGTGGATGTACAACAGTACGGGCGGGAGCGTGCTGGCGGTCGCGGTGTTCCACGCGGGCATCAACGGGATGGGGCTGTACCACCCTGCTGATACGGAAGCGATGGCACCGGACGGCGTGCCGGACCAGGCGCTGAATCTCCTGGCGGAGGCCACGGGTGCAGTCCCGATGGTCGCGATCGCCCTGCTGCTGGTCGCCGTGTACGGGGCCGACCGTCTCTCCGACCGGGCGGTCCCCGGCCGTGAGGCCGCCGGACTCGAGCCAGGCGAGCGAGGACTGTGA
- a CDS encoding glycosyltransferase, producing MATGQNRIDHHSQVQESPDNRSGGRGRGEGLRVLNLVTTEDEAFFQQQRRTLSETGIAETTLPVSAHPGPDSQRSVFEYLRYVPRTVRRSFDEYDLVHANSGMTAPAALAQPNLPVVVSLWGTDMMGPYGRITRLFARRADEVIVMSDGMAADLDCDSRVLPHGVDTDRFRPLERRRAREAVGWPTDGHQALFPYSEQRAVKDYPRAARVVEAVEERLGEAVSLRTVTDVDHDRMPFYYNAADALVLTSKREGSPNSVKEAMACNVPVVSTDVGDVADRLGPVSNSFVADTDAGLAEALTAVLRRGERSDGRAYADEFSLERMREGILDAYHSVL from the coding sequence ATGGCTACCGGACAGAATCGGATCGACCACCACTCTCAGGTGCAGGAGTCGCCAGACAACCGGTCTGGCGGTCGGGGACGAGGTGAGGGACTGCGCGTACTGAACCTCGTGACGACCGAAGACGAGGCGTTCTTCCAACAACAGAGACGGACGCTTTCCGAAACCGGGATCGCGGAGACGACCCTGCCGGTGTCGGCCCACCCCGGCCCGGACAGTCAGCGGTCGGTGTTCGAGTACCTTCGATACGTCCCGCGAACGGTCCGACGCTCCTTCGACGAGTACGACCTCGTCCATGCGAACAGCGGGATGACGGCTCCTGCGGCCCTCGCACAGCCCAACCTCCCGGTCGTGGTTTCGCTGTGGGGGACCGACATGATGGGGCCGTACGGGCGGATCACGAGGCTCTTCGCGCGGCGAGCCGACGAGGTCATCGTCATGTCCGACGGGATGGCCGCCGACCTCGACTGTGACTCCCGCGTCCTGCCACACGGCGTGGACACCGATCGGTTCCGCCCGCTCGAACGGCGGCGAGCACGCGAGGCGGTCGGCTGGCCGACCGACGGCCATCAGGCCCTCTTTCCGTACTCCGAACAGCGGGCCGTGAAGGACTACCCGCGGGCTGCTCGCGTCGTCGAGGCCGTCGAGGAACGCCTCGGAGAGGCAGTGAGCCTGCGGACGGTCACCGACGTCGATCACGACCGGATGCCGTTCTACTACAACGCTGCCGACGCGCTCGTCCTCACGTCGAAACGCGAGGGGTCGCCGAACTCGGTGAAGGAGGCGATGGCGTGTAACGTGCCGGTCGTCTCCACGGACGTCGGGGACGTTGCGGACCGCCTCGGGCCGGTCTCGAACTCGTTCGTCGCCGACACGGATGCCGGTCTTGCCGAGGCGCTGACGGCGGTGCTTCGCCGCGGCGAGCGATCCGACGGGCGCGCCTACGCCGACGAGTTCTCGCTCGAACGGATGCGCGAGGGAATCCTGGACGCGTACCACTCGGTGCTCTGA
- a CDS encoding HNH endonuclease → MQGARLRSIVPMFGGATRYVETLDAILAFVDAHNPSTDELVGWHRGQFANVSSADSIMRRVRYLRKVGFLAETDDGWTLGPNGEQYTDGHDTATLLRIMCDRNVGLRSLLYALAVGPMTVEEIGSQQLDTHPELGWDPEETDMPKQRANWLRSMGLVEKRGDEYALTDEGRAFVEGAVEDWAGSDWAVEGEASDSMTAGTYETTVQARSVDPEFRATALSRYERTCPVSGVDHAQLLDVAHVLPWSDYPEHRADPSNVLVLDKTHHAAFDRNLFTLDEELRLVVQPDFETGSEVLERTILNRDGERVEVPDGAVDSAYLRAHNDELAWV, encoded by the coding sequence ATGCAGGGAGCACGCCTCCGCAGCATCGTCCCCATGTTCGGCGGGGCGACCCGGTACGTCGAGACGCTCGACGCCATCCTGGCGTTCGTCGACGCCCATAACCCGTCGACCGACGAGCTCGTCGGCTGGCACCGCGGCCAGTTCGCGAACGTGTCGAGCGCCGACTCCATCATGCGCCGTGTCCGGTACCTCCGGAAGGTCGGCTTCCTCGCCGAGACGGACGACGGCTGGACCCTCGGGCCGAACGGTGAGCAGTACACCGACGGCCACGACACGGCGACGCTGCTTCGCATCATGTGCGACCGCAACGTCGGCCTCCGCAGCCTGCTCTACGCCCTCGCCGTCGGCCCAATGACCGTCGAAGAAATCGGTAGCCAGCAGCTCGACACCCACCCCGAACTCGGCTGGGACCCCGAGGAGACGGACATGCCGAAACAGCGCGCGAACTGGCTCCGCAGCATGGGTTTGGTGGAGAAACGTGGCGACGAGTACGCCCTGACCGACGAGGGACGCGCGTTCGTCGAGGGTGCCGTCGAAGACTGGGCAGGCAGCGACTGGGCGGTCGAGGGTGAAGCGAGTGATTCGATGACCGCTGGAACGTACGAGACCACCGTCCAGGCCCGGTCGGTCGACCCCGAGTTCCGCGCGACCGCGCTGTCCCGGTACGAACGGACGTGTCCCGTCTCCGGTGTGGACCACGCCCAACTACTCGACGTGGCGCACGTGCTCCCCTGGAGTGACTACCCCGAGCACCGGGCGGACCCCTCGAACGTCCTCGTCCTCGACAAGACCCACCACGCCGCCTTCGACCGGAACCTGTTCACGCTCGACGAGGAGCTCCGACTCGTCGTCCAGCCTGACTTCGAGACCGGCAGTGAGGTGCTGGAGCGGACGATCCTGAATCGAGACGGGGAGCGCGTCGAGGTACCCGACGGTGCCGTGGATTCGGCGTATCTGCGGGCGCACAACGACGAACTGGCATGGGTGTGA
- a CDS encoding HNH endonuclease yields the protein MNHAFRVGQQYRDTGSFRNSDDQFLRWIRGPLDTGIKNTGGIRDLSADRSAVPAALVLVSNDSGISQHDDPWEDTLAVNAGYISYWGDAKADNPYDESPKNRKIKTAFERAAAGRREEVPPVLVFRKPKSGVVEFCGLCVPDHFEVRSYPDASETQIPNYLFHFSILNTQSIPVPWLHDRARMNDNERAPDVWNRWVETGDIAQWPTGETLDQSGRIRRYETAETVVSDAFRTDTFDRYDHACTMTGIREDDLLDLAHILPRSQHPELAEHPENVLVLNSLHHRAFDAALFTIDSDYRIRTGPSFDPAHPFLRETILDRDGEQLSFPPDTQVRPAFLEELNTGLSWL from the coding sequence ATGAACCACGCGTTCCGGGTCGGACAACAATACCGCGACACCGGGAGTTTCCGAAACTCGGACGACCAGTTCCTCCGGTGGATTCGTGGCCCGCTCGACACTGGTATCAAGAACACCGGTGGAATTCGCGACCTCAGTGCAGACCGATCTGCTGTGCCTGCCGCGCTCGTGCTCGTCTCGAACGACAGCGGCATCTCTCAGCACGACGACCCGTGGGAGGACACGCTCGCCGTCAACGCGGGGTACATCAGCTACTGGGGCGACGCGAAAGCCGACAACCCGTACGACGAATCCCCGAAGAACCGGAAGATTAAGACCGCGTTCGAACGGGCCGCGGCTGGTCGCCGCGAGGAGGTCCCACCAGTCCTCGTGTTTCGCAAACCGAAATCCGGAGTCGTCGAGTTCTGCGGCCTCTGCGTCCCGGACCACTTCGAGGTTCGGTCCTATCCGGATGCGTCCGAGACGCAGATTCCGAACTATCTCTTCCACTTCTCGATCCTCAACACGCAGTCCATCCCGGTGCCGTGGCTCCATGATCGTGCCCGAATGAACGACAACGAGCGCGCACCGGACGTGTGGAACCGTTGGGTCGAAACGGGAGATATCGCCCAGTGGCCGACCGGCGAGACGCTCGACCAGAGCGGCCGAATCCGTCGCTACGAGACCGCAGAAACTGTCGTCAGCGACGCCTTCAGAACGGACACATTCGACCGCTACGACCACGCCTGTACGATGACCGGCATTCGAGAGGACGACCTGCTGGACCTCGCCCACATTCTTCCGCGAAGTCAACATCCCGAACTCGCCGAGCACCCGGAGAACGTCCTCGTGCTGAACTCCCTCCACCACCGCGCGTTCGATGCCGCCCTGTTCACCATCGACAGCGACTACCGCATCCGGACAGGCCCCTCGTTCGACCCGGCGCACCCCTTCCTCCGCGAAACGATTCTCGACCGTGACGGTGAACAGCTCTCGTTCCCGCCAGACACACAGGTACGACCAGCGTTTCTCGAAGAACTCAACACTGGCCTCTCCTGGCTGTAG
- a CDS encoding homing endonuclease associated repeat-containing protein: MTTESACIEALQTAAQRLDESPTKAAYEDLGLRPASATIIRTMGGWNDAKEAAGLETNPSSGTRVGPKPDDLPADVDDAWASLSVDQRWHYRNSVHNRNRTLTRRARLRSWVNELKADAGCRRCGETETACLDYHHRDGVDKEMNVSQMVTNGYGMDELQAEIAKCDVLCANCHRKEHFVDPLEAVPEGYDATADD; encoded by the coding sequence ATGACGACCGAATCAGCATGCATCGAAGCCCTCCAAACGGCTGCGCAACGCCTCGATGAATCCCCGACCAAAGCCGCCTACGAAGATCTCGGCCTCCGACCCGCCTCCGCGACCATCATCCGCACCATGGGCGGGTGGAACGACGCCAAAGAAGCCGCAGGACTCGAAACCAACCCCTCTTCGGGAACTCGTGTCGGACCCAAGCCGGATGATCTACCTGCCGACGTCGACGACGCCTGGGCGTCACTGTCGGTCGACCAACGCTGGCACTACCGCAACTCCGTCCACAACCGCAACCGGACGCTCACCCGGAGAGCCCGGCTCCGAAGCTGGGTCAACGAACTCAAAGCCGATGCCGGGTGTCGTCGGTGTGGTGAGACCGAGACCGCCTGTCTGGACTATCATCACCGCGACGGCGTCGACAAAGAGATGAACGTCAGCCAGATGGTGACCAACGGCTACGGCATGGACGAACTCCAAGCAGAGATTGCGAAATGCGACGTCCTCTGTGCCAACTGCCACCGCAAAGAGCACTTCGTCGACCCGCTGGAGGCTGTACCCGAGGGATACGACGCAACCGCCGACGACTAA
- a CDS encoding homing endonuclease associated repeat-containing protein: MTTEKECIDALRDAAVELGESPTKAAYEELGLRPASATIIRTMGGWNDAKEAAGLETYYPGQFGGTDVAPKPDDVELPEDVTWEELSGYQRWYHKNRQQEIEKKDRRRAELRSWLHEYKQTECACLRCGEGDPACLDFHHTGEKEMGIAKMVVYGYSRESILEEIERCEVLCANCHRKEHYVEP, encoded by the coding sequence ATGACGACCGAAAAAGAGTGCATCGACGCACTGCGTGACGCTGCTGTCGAGCTTGGTGAATCTCCGACCAAAGCGGCGTACGAGGAACTCGGCCTGCGTCCCGCCTCGGCCACCATCATTCGCACGATGGGCGGGTGGAACGACGCGAAAGAGGCGGCCGGGCTGGAGACGTACTACCCGGGACAGTTCGGCGGCACCGACGTCGCACCCAAACCAGACGACGTCGAACTCCCCGAGGACGTGACGTGGGAGGAGCTGTCGGGCTACCAGCGATGGTACCACAAGAACCGCCAGCAGGAGATCGAGAAGAAAGACAGACGCCGCGCAGAACTGCGGTCCTGGCTCCACGAGTACAAGCAAACGGAGTGTGCGTGTCTACGCTGTGGCGAAGGCGACCCGGCCTGCCTCGACTTCCACCACACCGGCGAGAAAGAGATGGGCATCGCGAAGATGGTCGTGTACGGCTACAGTCGAGAGTCAATTCTGGAGGAGATCGAACGGTGTGAAGTGCTCTGTGCCAACTGCCATCGCAAAGAGCACTACGTGGAGCCCTAG
- a CDS encoding formyltransferase family protein, with amino-acid sequence MRVVLCTSAEPLYLPRYLQPIFEGHADTINQVFIVPFDAPPAEQLRSQAGMYGARAGIRMALRYGRSRGLDALPGQVARRVTGRYHSVPAVARAHGVPVERIPDVSDPTFVERMEDLAPDLLLSIVAGQRLPGPVLESANDAVNLHGSLLPKYRGRATAFWPLFYGDDRTGVTAHRMTERFDAGPILAQRAFPLDNADTVDTVYRKLAKVGASLVVELLAAYPELPAERLNETTPADYHGLPGPEERRLFYERGNAFL; translated from the coding sequence GTGCGCGTCGTCCTGTGTACGAGTGCGGAACCGCTCTATCTCCCCCGATACCTCCAGCCGATCTTCGAGGGTCACGCAGACACTATCAACCAGGTGTTCATCGTCCCCTTCGACGCACCCCCGGCTGAGCAACTACGCTCGCAGGCAGGCATGTACGGTGCCCGCGCGGGTATCCGGATGGCGCTCCGCTACGGACGGAGTCGAGGGCTTGACGCGTTGCCCGGGCAGGTCGCCCGGCGCGTCACCGGCCGGTATCACTCGGTTCCGGCGGTCGCGAGAGCCCATGGCGTCCCCGTCGAGCGCATCCCCGACGTGAGTGACCCGACGTTCGTCGAGCGTATGGAAGACCTCGCACCGGACCTTCTGCTCTCGATCGTGGCGGGCCAGCGACTTCCCGGGCCGGTCCTGGAGAGCGCCAACGACGCGGTGAACCTTCACGGGTCACTACTGCCGAAGTACCGCGGCCGGGCGACCGCCTTCTGGCCGCTGTTCTACGGCGACGACCGAACGGGTGTCACAGCACATCGGATGACCGAGCGCTTCGACGCAGGCCCGATTCTCGCCCAACGGGCGTTCCCCCTCGACAACGCCGACACCGTCGATACGGTATACCGCAAACTCGCCAAGGTGGGCGCCTCGCTCGTTGTCGAGTTGCTTGCCGCCTATCCAGAATTGCCAGCCGAGCGGCTCAACGAGACGACCCCGGCAGACTACCACGGGCTTCCGGGCCCAGAGGAGCGACGCCTGTTCTACGAGCGCGGCAACGCGTTTCTCTGA